A genomic window from Candidatus Cloacimonas sp. includes:
- the rpmF gene encoding 50S ribosomal protein L32: MAVPKRRTSKSRRDKRRTHKVLTPPSFNSCKKCGEPKLPHHICEKCGTYDGKQILAVKE, encoded by the coding sequence ATGGCAGTCCCGAAAAGACGAACCTCCAAAAGCAGGAGAGATAAACGCAGAACACATAAGGTGTTAACCCCTCCCAGTTTTAACTCTTGCAAAAAATGCGGAGAACCCAAATTGCCACATCATATTTGTGAAAAATGCGGCACTTATGACGGTAAGCAGATTTTAGCAGTTAAGGAGTAA
- the plsX gene encoding phosphate acyltransferase PlsX: MRIAVDAFGTDLAPFPEIEGAVLAIKEDLCNEVILVGEEDKINHELEKFFYPRNRISVVNATQRIEMDDSAASAVRSKKDSSLVKTIELHKQGFADAAVSAGNTGAVMSASLLVYGRIKNVLRPAIAVVFPTETGHQILLDMGANVDCTAENLVQFANLGSMYYKYFFQKKQPRISLLNIGEESAKGNAITKQAYKLLSQEQELNFIGNIEGKDIIKGITDVVVCDGFVGNIVLKTIEGVGFSIFEILKEQINKDWIAKLGSLLSYPVYTYIKNKLDHTEYGGALLVGLNGISVVAHGRSNAKAMKNAIRFAALIAKSGFVTNARDYFERS; encoded by the coding sequence GTGCGTATTGCCGTAGATGCTTTCGGAACGGATTTAGCACCGTTTCCGGAAATTGAAGGCGCAGTCCTGGCTATAAAAGAAGACCTTTGCAATGAAGTTATCCTGGTTGGCGAAGAAGATAAAATTAACCACGAACTGGAGAAATTTTTTTATCCCCGGAACAGAATCAGTGTCGTTAATGCCACGCAACGAATAGAGATGGATGATAGCGCCGCTTCAGCAGTGCGTTCTAAAAAGGATTCTTCTTTGGTGAAAACAATTGAATTACATAAACAGGGGTTTGCAGATGCTGCTGTAAGTGCAGGTAACACTGGTGCTGTAATGTCTGCCTCCCTGTTGGTTTACGGAAGAATAAAAAATGTTCTGCGTCCTGCAATTGCGGTTGTTTTTCCTACCGAAACAGGGCATCAAATTCTTTTGGATATGGGCGCTAATGTAGATTGCACAGCAGAAAATTTAGTGCAATTTGCCAATTTGGGAAGTATGTATTACAAGTATTTCTTTCAAAAAAAGCAGCCCCGAATTTCCCTGCTGAATATAGGAGAAGAAAGTGCCAAAGGAAATGCTATCACCAAGCAGGCATACAAATTACTAAGCCAGGAACAAGAGCTTAATTTTATCGGCAATATAGAGGGTAAGGACATCATCAAAGGCATTACCGATGTTGTTGTTTGCGATGGTTTTGTCGGCAATATTGTGCTAAAAACAATAGAGGGCGTGGGGTTTTCTATCTTTGAAATTTTGAAAGAACAGATCAATAAGGATTGGATAGCCAAGCTTGGCTCTCTCCTTTCCTATCCTGTTTATACCTATATAAAAAATAAACTGGATCATACAGAATATGGTGGCGCATTACTTGTCGGTTTAAACGGCATTTCCGTAGTGGCGCATGGTCGCAGTAATGCCAAAGCGATGAAAAATGCTATCCGCTTTGCTGCATTAATTGCCAAATCCGGCTTTGTAACGAATGCCCGGGACTATTTTGAGAGGTCTTAA
- a CDS encoding beta-ketoacyl-ACP synthase III → MANYHSKLSSFGSSVPAKILNNFDLEKIVDTSDEWIRTRTGMFERHIASENEAASDFAYQAATRAIESSSVKYKDIDQIIVATISGDHPFPSTACILQKKLGLKDIPAFDISAGCTGFIYALDVARQYVENGLRQNILVIGVEILTKITNWKDRNTCVLFGDGAGAAIVSRAEPSEISRIIDTKINADGSQGEYLIQYAGGSRMPASHETVDKNLHTVYMEGNRIFKNAIRCMYASSDELLRRNNLTPVDVDWIIPHQANLRIIEGLAAKMKVPMSKVIVNIEKYGNTSSATIPIAIDEAIRNQIIRRGDIILLTSFGAGLTWGSVLARY, encoded by the coding sequence ATGGCAAATTATCATTCTAAATTATCTTCTTTTGGTAGCTCCGTTCCTGCAAAAATCCTCAATAACTTTGATTTGGAAAAGATTGTGGATACCAGCGATGAATGGATTAGAACCCGCACAGGTATGTTTGAAAGACATATTGCTTCCGAAAATGAAGCAGCCAGCGATTTTGCCTATCAGGCAGCAACCAGGGCGATAGAAAGTTCCTCAGTTAAATACAAAGATATTGATCAAATAATCGTAGCTACCATTTCAGGAGACCATCCTTTTCCTTCTACTGCCTGCATTCTCCAAAAAAAATTGGGTCTGAAAGATATCCCCGCTTTTGATATTTCTGCCGGTTGCACCGGTTTTATCTATGCTTTGGATGTGGCTCGTCAATATGTGGAAAACGGTTTACGCCAAAATATCCTGGTTATAGGAGTGGAAATTCTTACTAAAATTACCAACTGGAAAGACCGTAATACTTGTGTTCTTTTTGGAGATGGCGCTGGAGCTGCAATTGTAAGCAGGGCTGAACCCAGCGAGATTTCGCGAATTATAGACACCAAAATTAACGCTGACGGCAGCCAGGGTGAATATTTAATTCAATATGCCGGTGGCTCCAGAATGCCTGCCAGCCATGAAACAGTGGATAAAAACCTGCATACTGTTTATATGGAAGGTAATCGGATTTTTAAAAATGCCATCAGATGTATGTATGCTTCGTCGGATGAACTGCTAAGACGCAATAATCTTACTCCTGTGGATGTGGATTGGATTATACCCCATCAGGCAAATTTACGCATTATTGAGGGTTTGGCTGCCAAAATGAAAGTGCCGATGAGCAAGGTTATCGTGAATATTGAAAAATACGGAAACACTTCTTCGGCAACAATTCCGATTGCAATTGATGAAGCCATTCGCAATCAGATAATCCGCAGAGGTGATATAATATTACTAACTTCCTTCGGAGCAGGATTAACCTGGGGAAGCGTTTTAGCCAGATATTAA
- the fabD gene encoding ACP S-malonyltransferase, whose product MKTAFVFPGQGSQYIGMANDFRQKDPALKAVLDNFDQVHNLNLAEVMTNGPEETLKQTSYTQPAILFHSLAALSGFQSKSKVQPDFVAGHSLGEFSALVASEMISLPDALHLVHKRGEFMIKANAGIPFAMSAVIGLEPKLVIEICAEAENTGLVRAVNFNTPIQTVISGTAEGVQKAGEIAKAKGAKRVIPLVVGGPFHTPLIAKAKDWLQAEMEKVDFKNGKIPVISNVTALPVINGQEERELLARQIVSPVLWVQSVEYMINQGVQRFIEFGPQKVLSGMIKNINKEVEVFSIDRFDDIEAVVSIIG is encoded by the coding sequence ATGAAAACAGCTTTTGTTTTTCCCGGCCAGGGCTCTCAATATATTGGGATGGCTAATGACTTTAGGCAAAAAGACCCTGCCCTGAAAGCGGTTCTGGATAACTTTGACCAAGTTCACAATTTGAACCTGGCTGAAGTGATGACTAACGGACCGGAAGAAACACTGAAACAAACCAGCTATACTCAACCCGCTATTCTTTTTCATTCTCTTGCAGCCCTATCTGGCTTTCAAAGCAAAAGTAAAGTGCAGCCGGATTTTGTGGCAGGTCATTCTTTAGGAGAATTTAGTGCCCTCGTTGCCTCAGAAATGATCTCTTTACCGGATGCCTTACATCTGGTGCATAAAAGAGGCGAATTTATGATTAAAGCCAATGCCGGTATCCCTTTTGCGATGAGCGCCGTAATCGGTTTGGAGCCAAAACTGGTAATAGAAATCTGTGCTGAAGCGGAAAACACCGGTTTGGTAAGAGCCGTGAACTTCAATACTCCAATTCAGACCGTAATTTCAGGAACTGCAGAAGGAGTTCAAAAAGCAGGTGAAATTGCCAAAGCAAAAGGAGCTAAAAGAGTAATCCCTTTGGTAGTTGGCGGTCCTTTTCACACTCCTCTAATTGCCAAAGCCAAGGATTGGCTGCAGGCAGAAATGGAAAAAGTAGATTTCAAGAACGGAAAAATACCTGTTATTTCCAATGTGACCGCTCTGCCGGTAATAAATGGACAGGAAGAAAGAGAACTGCTTGCCCGGCAAATCGTTTCCCCTGTTTTATGGGTACAAAGTGTAGAATATATGATTAACCAGGGTGTTCAACGCTTTATAGAATTCGGTCCGCAAAAGGTTTTAAGCGGTATGATTAAAAACATCAACAAAGAGGTGGAAGTTTTTTCCATTGACAGATTTGACGACATTGAAGCAGTTGTGTCTATAATAGGTTAG
- the fabG gene encoding 3-oxoacyl-[acyl-carrier-protein] reductase yields the protein MNWDFSEKVIVITGAARGIGFSIARSFAAAKAKVVIIDIASDAVEKAVNELKENSFEAFGYTGNVTDSAGMENIFSDVVNKLGNIDCLINNAGITRDNLLIRMKEEDWQMVMDINLKGSFLCTQKVFKYMMRNRYGCIINIASVIGITGNSGQANYAASKGGLIAFTKSCAKEFGSRNIRVNAVAPGFIETEMTATLSPETRTEYAKAIPLQKMGLPQDVANVCLFLASEAGNYITGQTIAVDGGLTMH from the coding sequence ATGAACTGGGATTTTTCAGAGAAAGTTATAGTGATTACAGGTGCAGCTCGCGGAATAGGTTTTTCCATAGCCCGTTCTTTTGCTGCAGCTAAAGCTAAAGTAGTAATTATTGATATTGCTTCTGATGCCGTAGAAAAAGCCGTGAACGAATTGAAAGAAAATAGCTTTGAAGCTTTTGGTTATACCGGCAATGTTACGGATTCTGCAGGTATGGAAAATATCTTCAGTGATGTAGTTAATAAATTGGGAAACATAGATTGCTTGATTAATAATGCCGGCATTACGCGTGATAATTTGCTAATCCGAATGAAAGAAGAGGACTGGCAAATGGTGATGGATATAAACCTGAAAGGCAGTTTTCTGTGTACCCAGAAGGTCTTCAAATATATGATGCGCAACCGCTATGGCTGTATTATCAATATAGCCAGTGTGATCGGCATTACAGGAAATAGCGGTCAGGCAAATTATGCTGCTTCCAAGGGCGGACTGATTGCCTTCACTAAAAGCTGCGCCAAGGAATTTGGCAGTCGTAATATTCGGGTTAATGCTGTAGCTCCTGGTTTTATAGAAACGGAAATGACCGCAACCTTAAGCCCCGAAACCCGAACTGAATATGCTAAAGCCATTCCGTTACAAAAAATGGGCTTACCGCAAGATGTAGCCAATGTATGTCTCTTTCTGGCATCTGAAGCCGGAAATTATATAACGGGTCAAACCATCGCCGTTGACGGTGGTTTAACTATGCATTGA
- a CDS encoding acyl carrier protein translates to MMDIEAKVKQIVVDKLGVEESQVIPSANFIEDLRADSLDTVELVMAFEEEFGLTIPDEDQDKLRTVGQAIDYLKEKLG, encoded by the coding sequence ATAATGGATATTGAAGCCAAAGTAAAACAAATAGTAGTGGATAAACTGGGAGTTGAAGAATCTCAGGTTATTCCTTCCGCAAACTTCATAGAAGACCTGCGCGCCGATTCATTGGATACAGTTGAACTGGTTATGGCATTTGAAGAAGAATTCGGTCTTACCATCCCGGATGAAGATCAGGATAAACTTCGCACTGTTGGTCAGGCAATTGATTACTTGAAGGAAAAACTGGGATAA
- the fabF gene encoding beta-ketoacyl-ACP synthase II: protein MNKRRVVITGLGAITPVGHNVAQTWQSLINGVSGVDLIGGFDASNIAVKIAAEVKNYDPEEHFDHKEVKKLDLYTQFAMIAAREAIADAGLTPGAFNPDRTGVITGAGIGGILTFEEECIKNYTQGPRRISPFFIPKMIGNIAAAHISIENNFKGINFNVMSACASANHALGTALRSIQYGDADIILSGGTEAAVTPLAVGGFSAMRALSTRNDEPQKASRPFDAERDGFVMSEGAAILVLEELEHAKARGAKIYAELVGYGASEDAYHITAPTEDGEGSSRAIKMAIQDAGLTPEDIDYINAHGTSTPLNDKGETRSIKNVFGDYAYKVKINSTKSMVGHMLGAAAGIEAIVCIKTIETGIIHPTINLTHPDPDCDLDYTPLKAIKQNVNITLSNSLGFGGHNSAIIIKRYL from the coding sequence ATGAATAAGCGAAGAGTTGTTATAACCGGTTTGGGAGCTATCACTCCCGTTGGCCATAATGTTGCTCAAACCTGGCAATCACTTATTAACGGCGTTTCCGGAGTGGATTTAATTGGTGGTTTTGATGCCAGTAATATAGCGGTTAAGATTGCTGCGGAAGTAAAAAATTACGATCCTGAAGAGCATTTTGACCATAAAGAAGTGAAAAAGCTTGATTTATATACTCAATTTGCGATGATTGCTGCCCGGGAAGCAATAGCTGATGCAGGTTTAACTCCCGGTGCTTTTAATCCTGATAGAACCGGTGTTATTACCGGTGCCGGAATTGGAGGCATTCTTACTTTTGAAGAAGAATGCATCAAGAACTACACCCAAGGTCCGCGTCGCATCAGTCCTTTCTTTATTCCCAAAATGATTGGCAACATTGCCGCTGCCCATATCAGCATTGAGAATAACTTTAAGGGAATAAATTTTAATGTGATGAGCGCTTGTGCCAGTGCCAATCATGCTTTAGGAACCGCTTTAAGGTCTATCCAATATGGCGATGCCGATATTATTCTTAGCGGCGGAACTGAAGCTGCCGTTACACCTTTGGCAGTTGGTGGTTTTTCTGCTATGCGTGCTCTTTCTACCAGAAATGACGAACCCCAGAAAGCATCCCGTCCTTTTGATGCAGAACGGGACGGTTTTGTTATGAGCGAAGGCGCAGCCATTCTTGTTTTGGAAGAACTGGAACATGCAAAAGCCAGAGGAGCAAAAATCTATGCCGAATTAGTTGGCTATGGTGCTTCTGAAGATGCTTATCATATTACTGCCCCTACCGAAGATGGAGAAGGTAGCTCGCGAGCTATCAAAATGGCTATTCAGGATGCCGGATTAACCCCTGAAGATATTGATTATATCAATGCTCATGGCACTTCCACTCCCTTAAATGATAAGGGCGAGACGCGTTCCATTAAAAATGTGTTCGGTGATTATGCTTATAAAGTGAAAATAAATTCTACCAAGAGTATGGTAGGTCATATGTTAGGTGCTGCTGCAGGAATTGAAGCAATCGTTTGCATAAAAACCATTGAAACAGGTATCATACACCCTACCATAAATTTAACTCATCCCGATCCGGATTGTGATTTGGATTACACTCCCCTGAAGGCAATTAAACAGAATGTGAATATTACTCTTTCTAATTCATTAGGTTTTGGAGGTCATAATTCTGCGATAATCATTAAGCGTTACCTTTAA
- the rnc gene encoding ribonuclease III yields MKSMISRIVEYFSAKKITEQYPKWEKSLSQLQKKIEYNFNDLTLLYAALTHKSYLHRHFEDHKTPSPFERMEFLGDSILGFIVSKELFTRHPDEQEGKLSKLKSKIVSETYLTLKANSIDLGKYLLLSPEEQQSGGASKPSILSDAMEALICAIYLDSGISTATRFIRNHILDNYQETVTREELINYKSILQEYMQSRNQPPPTYVTVAEQGPEHHKTFVVEVRWGNKLLGTGKGGTKKNAHQEAARMACQKLGI; encoded by the coding sequence ATGAAATCTATGATCTCTCGTATCGTGGAGTATTTCTCTGCAAAAAAGATTACCGAACAATATCCCAAGTGGGAAAAATCGCTTTCGCAATTGCAGAAGAAGATTGAATATAATTTTAATGACCTCACTTTGCTGTATGCTGCTCTTACGCATAAATCATATTTACATCGGCATTTTGAAGACCATAAAACCCCCTCTCCCTTTGAACGGATGGAGTTCTTGGGGGATTCTATACTCGGTTTCATAGTTAGCAAGGAACTTTTTACCCGCCATCCCGATGAACAGGAAGGTAAGCTTTCCAAGCTGAAATCTAAAATTGTCTCCGAAACCTATCTCACTCTAAAAGCTAATTCCATAGACCTGGGAAAATATCTGCTTTTAAGCCCGGAAGAACAACAATCCGGTGGTGCTTCCAAACCCTCTATTCTTTCGGATGCTATGGAAGCTCTGATTTGCGCCATTTATTTGGATTCCGGTATTTCTACAGCTACCCGTTTTATTCGCAATCATATTTTGGATAATTACCAGGAAACTGTTACCCGCGAAGAATTGATAAATTATAAAAGCATCCTGCAGGAATATATGCAAAGCAGAAATCAACCTCCACCTACTTATGTTACTGTTGCGGAACAAGGTCCTGAGCACCATAAAACCTTCGTTGTAGAAGTGCGCTGGGGAAATAAACTTTTAGGAACGGGGAAAGGCGGCACCAAGAAAAATGCTCATCAGGAAGCCGCCAGGATGGCTTGCCAAAAATTAGGTATTTAA
- a CDS encoding nitroreductase family protein, with the protein MMISDLVYRNRSYRRFHEDKRISRGQLIDLIRVARYIPSAGNLQKLRYFLIAEQEKCNLIFPCLHWASYLQNWNGPASGQRPAAYIIILVPVNSPKMVSIDTGIAAQTILLSAVEYGFGGCMLASVDKEKVQNAFALPEEMEIALVIALGYPAETIVVQDVTEPEKIEYWRDEKGIHYVPKRKISELIINY; encoded by the coding sequence ATGATGATTTCCGACCTTGTTTATCGCAATAGAAGTTATCGTCGTTTTCACGAAGATAAAAGAATTTCCCGGGGGCAATTAATTGACTTGATTCGGGTTGCCAGATACATTCCCAGCGCGGGTAACCTGCAGAAATTACGCTATTTCCTCATTGCTGAGCAGGAGAAATGTAATCTAATCTTTCCCTGTCTGCATTGGGCAAGTTATCTGCAAAACTGGAACGGACCGGCTTCAGGACAAAGACCTGCAGCTTATATTATTATTTTAGTTCCGGTAAACAGCCCGAAAATGGTGTCAATTGATACCGGAATTGCAGCCCAGACAATTCTTCTAAGCGCGGTAGAATATGGTTTTGGCGGCTGTATGCTTGCCTCGGTTGATAAAGAGAAAGTTCAAAATGCCTTTGCCCTACCGGAAGAGATGGAAATTGCGCTGGTTATTGCTTTGGGTTATCCCGCAGAAACAATTGTAGTGCAAGATGTTACTGAGCCGGAAAAAATTGAATATTGGCGAGATGAAAAAGGCATTCATTATGTTCCGAAACGCAAAATCAGCGAATTGATTATCAACTATTAA
- the xseA gene encoding exodeoxyribonuclease VII large subunit yields the protein MENVIIYSVYEITRQVRQVIESSLQPVFVTGEISSFIHHSSGHIYFNLKDENATLRCTFFKGVNSSLTFQPADGMQVICFGKLTVYEKGGYYNLNVLKMQEAGLGFLQQKFEQLKKKLEKEGLFAQEHKKPLPKYPDRIGIITSPTGAALQDIINIIKRRYPVELIVYPALVQGADAPPQIIKGIKYFNANREVDFIIITRGGGSQEDLFCFNDEALARAVYDSSLPVMSAVGHEIDFTLIDFVADKRAPTPSAAAELAVPDKKDLLNLLASLKKRLDLSAQNRYTRKSAPLFTLQLELAKYHPERVWRNFQQRFDMADMALQNALKQLPEKRKHFEMKANSIMQHLNSRIELCLTKSKAACNSTGQRLEDKVKNQLQFKTTSLNSLNEILEQLSPQRLQSKGWIIAFRDGKLVSSVKQVAPGEHLSLDFADGIAETTVTKVENKE from the coding sequence ATGGAAAATGTAATAATCTATAGCGTTTATGAAATAACCCGACAAGTGCGTCAGGTGATTGAGTCATCTCTGCAACCGGTTTTTGTAACCGGCGAAATTTCAAGCTTTATTCATCATAGTTCCGGTCATATATATTTCAACCTGAAAGATGAAAATGCTACTTTGCGCTGCACTTTTTTCAAGGGAGTGAATTCCTCTTTAACTTTTCAGCCCGCAGACGGGATGCAGGTTATCTGTTTCGGCAAGCTAACTGTTTACGAAAAAGGCGGTTATTATAACCTGAATGTGCTCAAGATGCAGGAAGCTGGTTTGGGCTTCTTACAGCAAAAATTTGAACAGCTGAAAAAGAAACTGGAAAAAGAAGGTCTTTTTGCCCAAGAACATAAAAAGCCCCTGCCTAAATATCCTGACCGGATTGGAATTATCACTTCTCCTACGGGTGCTGCACTGCAGGATATAATAAACATCATAAAACGCCGCTATCCTGTGGAACTGATAGTTTATCCGGCTTTGGTTCAGGGTGCTGATGCTCCTCCCCAAATTATTAAAGGAATAAAATATTTCAATGCAAACCGGGAGGTGGATTTCATTATAATAACCCGAGGGGGTGGTTCTCAGGAAGACCTTTTCTGTTTTAACGATGAAGCATTAGCCCGGGCTGTTTACGATTCCTCGCTTCCGGTTATGTCTGCAGTAGGGCATGAAATTGATTTTACTTTGATTGATTTTGTAGCGGATAAAAGAGCCCCTACTCCTTCCGCGGCAGCAGAACTTGCCGTTCCGGATAAAAAAGACCTGCTGAACCTGCTGGCTTCGTTAAAAAAACGGCTGGATTTATCTGCCCAAAATAGATATACCCGCAAAAGCGCTCCCCTTTTTACTCTGCAACTGGAATTGGCAAAATACCATCCGGAACGCGTTTGGCGTAATTTCCAACAGCGTTTTGATATGGCAGATATGGCTTTACAAAATGCCCTGAAACAGCTTCCTGAAAAACGGAAACATTTTGAAATGAAAGCTAACAGTATTATGCAACACCTGAATAGCCGCATAGAACTTTGCCTAACCAAATCCAAGGCAGCTTGCAATTCCACAGGACAGCGACTGGAGGATAAAGTTAAGAACCAGTTACAGTTCAAAACCACCAGCTTGAATTCTTTAAACGAAATACTGGAGCAGCTTTCTCCTCAGCGTCTGCAAAGTAAGGGCTGGATTATAGCTTTCCGGGACGGCAAATTAGTTAGTTCCGTAAAACAAGTAGCCCCCGGGGAACATCTTTCTCTGGATTTTGCCGATGGAATTGCCGAAACCACAGTAACTAAGGTAGAGAACAAAGAGTGA
- a CDS encoding family 10 glycosylhydrolase codes for MKRVFFLLFILLALYANAEIRSVWVMPWDIVSPGAIDEVVETAYACNQNELLVEVRYRADALFDTVKGSYLFPNPEPKSYILSDTAFDPLACLLEKAHSKGLAVQAWVVVFNATPTELNLIQQNYLYNNHKDWITCNSSGSPMNINNQSGYFIDPGIPEVQNYLLAVLGNLAAGYPELDGIHLDYIRYPDSNLGYHPISLARYNEYCQNKTEITFNEWRIMQVTAFVENAYRELKEINPSLQLTAAVFPDVAEANVDYAQDWQSWLKQGIIDRVYPMAYDVQYAKFQKQLAQINLLGKNEQIVIGLRAWNGNGSSLAVSKKNSYNIQEIAKKINLSRSYGFAGVSLFSYSGLQKGNAFAQLAKLSFREKESYPFNKVSAPENLPATQTKYPAQAKLSRLNNEIIIQLQIPEEGLWNWELYNSNFQLCFNRYYQEGENMDILNIINPQLAANLQPGRYAVRLYQPDTSLQYLIPVELTTPDE; via the coding sequence GTGAAAAGAGTTTTCTTTCTGCTGTTTATCCTTCTTGCTCTCTATGCCAATGCCGAAATTCGTTCCGTTTGGGTAATGCCTTGGGATATTGTTTCGCCCGGTGCAATTGATGAAGTTGTAGAAACAGCTTATGCCTGCAATCAAAATGAACTTTTAGTGGAAGTGCGTTACCGTGCCGATGCCCTATTTGATACTGTTAAAGGTAGTTATCTTTTCCCTAATCCCGAACCGAAGAGTTATATTTTGTCCGATACCGCTTTTGACCCTCTTGCCTGTCTTCTGGAAAAAGCTCATAGCAAAGGTTTGGCAGTTCAGGCATGGGTAGTAGTTTTTAATGCTACCCCCACCGAGCTGAACCTGATTCAACAGAATTATCTCTATAATAACCACAAGGACTGGATTACCTGCAATTCCAGCGGTTCTCCAATGAATATCAATAACCAGTCCGGCTATTTTATAGACCCCGGCATTCCGGAAGTGCAAAATTACCTGTTAGCTGTTTTAGGCAATCTGGCAGCCGGCTATCCTGAACTGGATGGTATTCATTTAGATTATATTCGCTATCCGGATAGTAACTTAGGTTATCATCCTATTTCTCTTGCCCGCTATAATGAATACTGCCAGAATAAAACAGAAATAACTTTTAACGAATGGCGGATTATGCAAGTAACCGCTTTTGTGGAAAATGCCTATCGGGAATTAAAAGAGATTAACCCTTCCCTGCAATTAACTGCCGCTGTTTTTCCTGATGTAGCCGAGGCAAATGTAGATTACGCTCAGGACTGGCAATCCTGGCTAAAACAAGGTATTATTGATCGCGTTTATCCCATGGCTTATGATGTGCAATATGCTAAATTTCAGAAACAACTGGCACAAATTAACCTGCTGGGAAAGAATGAACAAATCGTAATCGGTTTACGCGCCTGGAATGGAAATGGCAGTTCCCTTGCTGTTTCTAAAAAGAATTCCTATAATATTCAGGAAATAGCGAAAAAGATTAACCTCTCGCGTAGTTATGGTTTCGCCGGGGTCTCGTTATTCAGTTATTCGGGCTTGCAAAAAGGAAACGCCTTTGCCCAACTGGCAAAATTAAGCTTTCGGGAAAAAGAGAGTTATCCTTTTAACAAGGTGTCCGCTCCAGAAAATTTACCAGCCACCCAAACAAAATATCCCGCCCAAGCCAAACTTTCCCGTTTAAACAACGAAATTATCATCCAACTGCAAATTCCGGAAGAAGGGCTCTGGAATTGGGAACTTTACAATAGTAATTTCCAGCTTTGTTTCAATCGCTATTATCAGGAAGGGGAAAATATGGATATCCTAAATATCATCAATCCCCAATTAGCGGCAAATTTGCAACCCGGACGATATGCAGTGCGTCTTTACCAACCGGATACATCCCTTCAATATCTTATCCCCGTGGAACTTACAACACCCGATGAGTGA